In a single window of the Acidobacteriota bacterium genome:
- a CDS encoding glycosyltransferase family 2 protein, with amino-acid sequence MKTAVIVVAHAGFHHLEDSLASLTAYADRSDVEVILVDNGSGDRCGDAALERWPWITVVRAEENLGFAGGVHLGVEAAGADVLVLLNDDAAAEENLLDAHLEALGSNPQAAASAGRLTNWDGDRHDFVRGGVTFDCHAFQLGQGCELTEVEPPAPGESLPFACGGNMAIRRDDWESSGGFDQKLFAYFEDVDLGWRLWARGREVVAAPDAVARHRGAATSASLGDFKRGVLFERNALRTFFVCADDEHRKAFGEAVWATYLHRLTAYLEADPEMARHAADPFGNGPQPMSRGERWRGRIRDNGIVGSARHALARVLLGPRVGAPTLEDGHILMQLRAASGFFSNLDDAGGRRREIQEARVVPDREIVARFPRLVVPTYPGDDEWFASDAFREMLPAAWPLQHLRLDEILRT; translated from the coding sequence ATGAAAACGGCGGTGATCGTTGTTGCTCACGCCGGGTTTCACCACCTCGAGGACAGCCTTGCCTCGCTCACCGCTTACGCCGATCGATCAGACGTCGAGGTGATCCTCGTCGACAACGGTTCTGGCGACCGTTGTGGCGACGCCGCGCTCGAGCGATGGCCCTGGATTACCGTCGTCCGGGCCGAGGAAAACCTCGGCTTTGCCGGCGGCGTTCACCTCGGGGTCGAAGCAGCGGGCGCCGATGTCCTGGTTCTTCTCAACGACGACGCAGCGGCGGAGGAAAACCTGCTCGACGCTCACCTCGAAGCCCTTGGCTCCAACCCGCAGGCTGCCGCCAGCGCCGGGCGCCTCACGAATTGGGATGGCGATCGTCACGATTTCGTTCGTGGCGGAGTGACCTTCGACTGCCACGCCTTCCAGCTCGGTCAGGGGTGCGAGCTGACCGAGGTCGAGCCACCCGCCCCGGGTGAGTCCTTGCCGTTTGCCTGCGGCGGGAACATGGCGATCCGGCGCGACGATTGGGAGTCGAGCGGCGGTTTCGATCAGAAGCTCTTCGCCTACTTCGAGGACGTCGACCTCGGTTGGCGCCTCTGGGCCCGTGGCCGAGAGGTGGTTGCCGCACCGGACGCGGTCGCACGTCACCGCGGAGCCGCGACCTCGGCCAGCCTCGGCGACTTCAAGCGCGGCGTGCTGTTCGAGCGAAATGCACTGCGCACGTTCTTCGTGTGCGCCGATGACGAGCACCGTAAAGCTTTCGGCGAGGCCGTCTGGGCGACCTACCTGCACCGGCTGACGGCTTACCTGGAGGCCGATCCGGAGATGGCGCGGCATGCGGCCGATCCGTTCGGCAATGGCCCCCAGCCGATGTCTCGCGGTGAGCGCTGGCGCGGCCGCATCCGTGACAACGGCATCGTCGGCTCGGCTCGCCATGCCCTGGCGAGAGTGCTGTTGGGACCGCGGGTCGGGGCGCCGACCCTTGAAGACGGCCATATCCTGATGCAGCTGCGCGCCGCATCGGGCTTCTTCTCGAACCTCGACGACGCCGGGGGGCGGCGCAGGGAGATCCAGGAGGCCCGGGTCGTTCCCGATCGCGAGATTGTGGCCAGGTTCCCGCGCCTCGTGGTGCCCACCTATCCCGGCGATGACGAGTGGTTCGCGTCCGACGCGTTCCGCGAAATGCTGCCTGCTGCCTGGCCCTTGCAACACCTGAGGCTCGACGAAATCCTGCGCACCTGA
- a CDS encoding glycosyltransferase, protein MSRAFLICPEPVRAVTAGVGTRFATLARVLADAGHGVTLAIPNDTDEAPRFDGVDVIRAEPTRLGSQADDHDWVLLHAHLGNSYLSQRDDLPLVVDLYDPFLVENLHYHRDLGLTPFSTDHDTWRLQMGRGDFFLCSSEEQRLYYLGWLSALGRVNPLSLEDDPKLRRLIVELPFGVPEAELPAKPERADVLPGVDIDAPVLYFGGIYDWYDPLTVLDAMPALLERDPRTVLVFVEHPHPDLTPLTVAGRIRREAERRGWLGSSVRFEQWRPYDRRFEVAQAADVAVVTHRAGLETDLSLRTRLVDLLWLGLPTVVTEGGTMARVVAESGAGEVVPEGAPAAVAAAVATLLDNPQQRESAADAGRKWAADRRWSLVAKPLLEFADNPWRDGHRERFSELAPGQVAGDEPLLQKLQRALRRKRGSR, encoded by the coding sequence ATGAGCCGCGCCTTCCTGATCTGCCCCGAGCCGGTGCGAGCCGTCACCGCCGGCGTCGGTACGAGATTCGCGACTCTTGCAAGGGTCCTCGCGGATGCCGGGCACGGCGTGACGTTGGCGATTCCGAACGACACGGACGAGGCACCTCGGTTCGACGGGGTTGATGTGATCCGCGCCGAGCCGACGCGATTGGGCTCGCAGGCGGACGATCACGACTGGGTGTTGCTCCACGCGCACCTCGGAAACAGCTATCTCTCTCAACGGGACGACCTGCCGCTGGTGGTCGATCTCTACGACCCGTTCCTGGTGGAGAATCTCCATTACCACCGAGATCTCGGACTCACACCTTTCTCAACCGATCACGATACGTGGCGACTGCAGATGGGACGGGGAGATTTTTTCCTTTGCTCGTCGGAAGAACAACGCCTGTACTACCTCGGTTGGTTGAGCGCCCTCGGCAGGGTGAATCCACTGAGTCTCGAGGATGACCCCAAGCTGCGGAGACTGATCGTCGAGCTTCCGTTTGGTGTGCCGGAGGCCGAACTGCCGGCAAAGCCCGAGAGAGCCGACGTATTGCCCGGAGTCGACATCGATGCACCGGTGCTCTACTTCGGCGGCATCTACGACTGGTATGACCCGTTGACCGTGCTCGACGCGATGCCGGCACTTCTCGAGCGCGACCCGCGGACGGTACTGGTGTTCGTCGAACACCCCCATCCCGACCTGACGCCTCTCACAGTAGCGGGGCGCATCCGGCGCGAGGCGGAACGACGCGGTTGGCTCGGGTCCTCCGTCCGATTCGAGCAGTGGCGGCCGTACGATCGTCGCTTCGAGGTGGCCCAGGCGGCGGATGTCGCTGTGGTGACCCATCGGGCGGGCCTCGAGACCGACCTCAGCCTTCGTACGCGTCTCGTGGATCTGCTATGGCTCGGTCTGCCGACCGTGGTAACGGAGGGCGGAACGATGGCGCGGGTGGTGGCGGAGTCGGGGGCCGGAGAGGTGGTGCCGGAGGGCGCGCCAGCGGCTGTGGCTGCTGCCGTCGCAACCCTGCTCGACAATCCGCAGCAAAGGGAATCTGCAGCCGATGCCGGTCGGAAATGGGCTGCCGATCGAAGGTGGAGCCTGGTTGCGAAGCCACTACTCGAATTCGCGGACAATCCGTGGCGCGACGGGCATCGCGAACGGTTTTCCGAGCTCGCGCCCGGGCAGGTTGCCGGCGATGAGCCCCTGCTCCAGAAGCTCCAGCGTGCTCTGCGCCGGAAGCGAGGTTCGCGATGA
- a CDS encoding PIG-L family deacetylase yields the protein MMRSEEDLIPYAPGRLDGSPVLVLAPHADDEVFGCGGAIVQSVAAGADVRLVILTDGAAQGDPTVRREEALEAARRLGLSEPEFWGLADRSIRPDDALLADRLLSLLSEMSPALILAPSPAEIHPDHRALALLVYGLLQSIPRDSEAGEALQSTILAAYEVSAVMRPNLLIDVSAEWDTVLSAAEAYASQLEVHPYIEVMDGIARSRRLTLPDGVRRAEAYHVVDPRYVRTHSIAEWAAAQGPSSGLEESAEAAAIDVVVRTKNRPHLLREALDSIAAQLHPANRVIVVNDGGEPIASLCSQFEGRLNLEAIEFEASRGRSAAAQAGLQRAESTHVVFLDDDDLMYPDHLLALGKAVARGLSVPYVDAVQGVWRMDDAGDLVQVSRHRTFGGEFDRSRFALVNHIPLPCVAIPRKLALEVGGFDPELDMYEDWDLLLSVAESTSPVYIPKVTCEYRVIEGAGGITGANPPGSPGQLEALETIWDRHGLLENRTKLAAAVMSLVEARDRASERARVRDEQLVEARGANNGLTAEIRRVRSEVEPLVVESRELKDRCAELEAARDTFKSEVEHLNAVLEMITNSRTWRLKEFVSRLLGRSQGR from the coding sequence ATGATGCGGTCCGAAGAGGACCTGATTCCTTACGCGCCCGGCCGACTCGACGGATCGCCGGTGTTGGTCTTGGCGCCGCACGCCGACGACGAGGTGTTCGGATGCGGCGGTGCGATCGTGCAGTCTGTCGCGGCGGGTGCCGATGTTCGTTTGGTGATCCTCACTGATGGCGCTGCGCAGGGCGATCCGACCGTCCGCCGGGAGGAGGCGCTCGAGGCGGCCCGTCGTCTCGGTCTCAGCGAGCCCGAGTTCTGGGGACTTGCGGACCGGTCGATTCGGCCCGACGATGCGCTTCTCGCCGATCGGTTGCTCTCGTTGTTGAGCGAGATGTCGCCGGCGCTGATCCTCGCTCCTTCGCCGGCCGAGATTCACCCGGATCATCGGGCGCTGGCCCTGCTCGTCTACGGTCTCCTGCAGTCGATCCCGCGGGACAGCGAGGCCGGTGAGGCCCTTCAGTCGACGATCCTGGCCGCCTACGAGGTGTCTGCGGTGATGCGACCCAATCTCCTGATTGACGTCAGCGCCGAGTGGGACACCGTTCTTTCGGCTGCGGAGGCGTACGCCTCGCAACTCGAAGTGCATCCCTATATCGAGGTGATGGATGGAATCGCGCGCTCGAGGCGCCTAACCCTTCCAGACGGAGTGAGACGGGCGGAGGCCTACCACGTCGTGGACCCGCGCTACGTCCGCACCCACTCGATCGCCGAGTGGGCGGCCGCGCAAGGGCCGAGCTCGGGCCTCGAAGAATCTGCGGAAGCTGCGGCGATCGACGTGGTCGTGCGCACGAAGAACCGCCCCCATCTCCTTCGAGAAGCCCTCGATTCGATTGCCGCCCAGCTCCACCCAGCCAACAGGGTGATTGTCGTCAACGATGGCGGGGAGCCGATAGCCTCTCTGTGCTCCCAGTTCGAAGGGAGGCTGAACCTCGAAGCGATCGAGTTCGAGGCGTCTCGGGGACGATCCGCCGCCGCTCAGGCCGGGCTCCAACGAGCGGAATCGACGCATGTGGTGTTCCTCGACGATGACGATCTGATGTATCCCGACCACCTGCTGGCGCTCGGCAAAGCGGTGGCTCGTGGCCTGTCTGTTCCATATGTCGATGCGGTGCAGGGCGTCTGGCGAATGGACGACGCCGGTGACCTGGTCCAGGTCTCGCGCCATCGAACCTTTGGCGGCGAGTTCGATCGCTCCCGCTTCGCATTGGTCAATCACATTCCGCTGCCGTGCGTCGCGATCCCGCGGAAGCTCGCCCTCGAGGTCGGGGGCTTCGACCCGGAGCTCGACATGTACGAGGACTGGGACCTACTGCTGAGCGTGGCAGAGAGTACGTCGCCAGTCTACATTCCCAAGGTCACGTGCGAGTACCGTGTGATCGAGGGCGCTGGCGGTATCACCGGCGCGAATCCTCCCGGATCGCCGGGTCAGCTCGAGGCGCTCGAAACAATCTGGGATCGGCACGGGCTCCTCGAAAACCGCACCAAGCTGGCGGCGGCGGTGATGTCGTTAGTGGAAGCCCGAGACCGTGCGTCCGAGCGGGCGCGCGTCCGCGACGAGCAGCTGGTGGAGGCACGTGGAGCCAACAACGGCCTGACTGCCGAAATTCGTCGGGTTCGGTCCGAGGTCGAACCTCTGGTTGTCGAGAGCCGCGAGTTGAAGGATCGCTGTGCCGAGCTCGAAGCAGCCCGGGACACCTTCAAGTCCGAGGTCGAGCACCTGAACGCGGTTCTCGAGATGATCACCAACTCGAGGACGTGGAGGCTCAAGGAGTTTGTGAGCCGGCTCCTCGGCCGATCGCAGGGACGATGA
- a CDS encoding peptide MFS transporter: protein MSSGHPKGLKALFFTEMWERLGFYMIVGILYLYIIDTERGGLGMSNASAGEIYGTYLAFVYFTPFLGGMIADRYLGFRKSVFIGGLLMATGYFALGIRSMPTFYSGLVLLCLGNGLFKPNISAMVGNLYEPGDPRRDAGFNIFYMGINIGASASALLAAPLRNLWSFNLAFTAAGVGLLISVVTLVFKWKGLAAADPPRSAPSEDDVSMRQIVMMILLPAAAFGAIGYFVGQYLPFVVNTIGSVTFAFLVGMLPIAAYFVLLVKRAAPEEKPGLAALIPVYVAGGAFFMVLHLSGGLMTVFAEHDTDRQAEWIPRATDFYAQKAMPSYFANATPDMPRPDPETLVVVDADAESMFGARILTESLVRSFEQKSGRDVQVLDPSEFPEDERFMSCGVYGDQNVSLTTSKDAHGVTTTSVTLSPENASQSREVLLGRALGGRNVPVILVSQETFDSVYRLTDESTETLEPGSYVRLVNAEMITGLLNPVFVVVLTPVVVWFFGMLAARGREVSTARKIFYGMVITTISILIMAFGAYVGQDGAIKTSMMWLVIYYLVITCGELCLSPMGLSLVTKLSPKRLVGLMMGGWFLATSIGNKLAGFISGLEPSTMMFLVLAAGILCVAGFIYVLLPKLDAAIKQYGA from the coding sequence ATGAGTTCTGGGCATCCAAAGGGCCTGAAAGCGCTGTTCTTCACCGAGATGTGGGAACGGCTCGGTTTCTACATGATCGTCGGAATCCTCTACCTCTACATCATTGACACCGAGCGCGGTGGACTCGGGATGTCGAACGCCTCTGCGGGTGAGATTTATGGCACGTACCTGGCTTTCGTCTATTTCACGCCGTTCCTCGGAGGGATGATTGCCGATCGGTACCTCGGCTTCCGTAAATCCGTTTTCATCGGTGGTCTCCTGATGGCGACGGGTTATTTCGCCCTCGGAATTCGGAGCATGCCGACCTTTTACTCGGGCCTCGTCCTCCTGTGTCTCGGCAACGGGCTGTTCAAGCCGAACATCTCGGCGATGGTCGGCAATCTCTACGAACCGGGCGATCCGCGCCGCGATGCGGGATTCAATATCTTCTACATGGGCATCAACATCGGTGCCTCCGCCTCGGCGCTGCTGGCGGCACCGCTGCGGAATCTGTGGAGCTTCAACCTCGCATTCACCGCCGCTGGGGTCGGTCTGTTGATCTCGGTCGTCACCCTGGTTTTCAAGTGGAAGGGCCTTGCCGCAGCCGATCCTCCGCGGTCCGCACCGAGCGAGGACGATGTCAGCATGCGGCAGATCGTGATGATGATTCTGCTGCCCGCGGCGGCGTTCGGTGCAATCGGATATTTCGTCGGCCAGTATCTGCCGTTTGTCGTCAACACCATCGGTAGCGTGACCTTCGCCTTCCTGGTCGGCATGCTGCCGATCGCTGCCTATTTCGTCCTGCTCGTCAAAAGGGCAGCTCCGGAAGAGAAACCAGGGCTCGCCGCGCTCATCCCGGTGTACGTCGCGGGGGGTGCGTTTTTCATGGTCCTGCACCTCAGCGGCGGTCTGATGACGGTGTTTGCCGAGCACGACACCGATCGCCAGGCCGAGTGGATTCCGAGAGCGACCGACTTCTATGCCCAGAAAGCGATGCCGTCGTACTTTGCCAACGCGACCCCGGACATGCCGCGCCCGGACCCGGAGACGCTGGTTGTCGTCGATGCCGATGCCGAGTCGATGTTCGGTGCGCGGATCCTCACCGAGTCGCTGGTTCGCAGCTTCGAACAGAAGTCGGGCCGCGACGTCCAGGTGCTCGATCCGTCCGAGTTTCCCGAGGACGAGCGGTTCATGTCCTGCGGGGTGTACGGTGACCAGAACGTCAGTCTCACAACTTCGAAAGACGCACACGGCGTGACCACCACCAGCGTCACGCTCAGCCCCGAGAACGCCAGCCAATCGAGGGAGGTCCTGCTCGGGCGAGCACTCGGCGGGAGGAATGTGCCGGTCATCCTGGTGAGCCAGGAGACGTTCGACTCCGTCTACCGGCTCACGGACGAGTCGACCGAGACGCTTGAACCCGGCTCGTACGTGCGTCTCGTCAACGCCGAGATGATCACCGGACTCCTCAATCCGGTCTTCGTGGTTGTGCTGACGCCGGTTGTGGTGTGGTTCTTCGGCATGCTTGCGGCACGTGGGCGAGAGGTTTCGACTGCGCGAAAGATCTTCTACGGCATGGTCATCACGACGATTTCAATCCTCATCATGGCCTTCGGTGCATACGTAGGTCAGGACGGCGCGATCAAGACGTCGATGATGTGGTTGGTCATCTATTACCTGGTCATCACGTGCGGAGAACTCTGCCTGTCGCCGATGGGTCTTTCCCTGGTGACCAAGCTGTCTCCGAAGCGGTTGGTCGGCCTGATGATGGGCGGCTGGTTCCTCGCGACCTCGATCGGCAACAAGCTGGCCGGGTTCATCAGCGGTCTCGAACCGTCGACCATGATGTTCCTGGTTCTGGCCGCCGGCATCCTCTGCGTTGCCGGGTTCATATACGTGCTGTTGCCGAAGCTCGATGCGGCGATCAAGCAGTACGGAGCCTAG
- a CDS encoding DUF308 domain-containing protein has product MGEDTWTHEAKSNAGWLIFLGFLTAILGVLAMVAPTITGVAVTLLVGVLLTIAGISRIIHAFKSGNWGTGIWGTLIGLLGVVAGLIMIFRPGVGLASITMLIGVYFLIDGISEIIASFKMKPIDGWGWLLFGGIVALLLSILIFIEWPVSGVWAVGVLVGIHILIAGVTMIVFGFGARRVADTIEDAVEKAGDLVEDAYDKTKEVAGDVAEATGDAVDNVVDKTKEIFDKDDD; this is encoded by the coding sequence ATGGGCGAAGACACGTGGACGCACGAAGCGAAGTCGAACGCAGGTTGGCTGATTTTCTTGGGATTCCTGACCGCCATACTCGGCGTGCTGGCAATGGTCGCGCCGACCATCACCGGCGTGGCGGTGACCCTTCTGGTCGGCGTGCTGCTGACGATTGCCGGAATCTCGAGGATCATCCATGCGTTCAAATCAGGGAACTGGGGCACGGGCATCTGGGGGACCCTCATCGGCCTCCTCGGCGTCGTCGCCGGCCTGATCATGATCTTCAGGCCGGGCGTCGGACTCGCCTCGATCACGATGCTGATCGGGGTCTACTTCCTCATCGACGGCATCTCGGAAATCATTGCCTCGTTCAAGATGAAGCCGATCGATGGCTGGGGGTGGCTGCTCTTCGGCGGAATCGTCGCCCTGCTGCTGAGCATTCTGATCTTCATCGAGTGGCCGGTTTCCGGCGTATGGGCGGTCGGCGTACTGGTGGGCATCCACATTCTCATCGCTGGCGTCACCATGATCGTCTTCGGCTTTGGCGCGCGACGCGTCGCCGACACCATCGAGGACGCGGTCGAAAAGGCCGGCGACCTGGTTGAGGACGCTTATGACAAGACCAAGGAAGTTGCCGGCGACGTCGCAGAGGCAACTGGAGACGCTGTGGATAACGTCGTTGACAAGACCAAAGAGATCTTCGACAAAGACGACGACTAG
- a CDS encoding L,D-transpeptidase family protein, protein MKITRITSAAIAFSIIIVLSNPISAPGQTADRDALRDRIEALSSTRGPTVAGAPIAAMPLISAIYELRAYEPAWKDPKMVEELLDQVEGSAYHGLNPSDFHVRQIRESLEAGARNRDANSRADTEILCTDALARLGVTLKFGKLDAKRLDPAWNFDREIEFEDPVKVFNDALNSKRISAALENVDPDTEFYDRLRRALVRYRDIEQKGGWPTVSEGPGLKLGAKDERVISLRKRLRMTADLKGAEPADPNVFDDHLEAAVKHFQTRHGIDADGKVGPRTLEELNTTVDARIDQIRATLERFRWVFRELPEDYVIVDIAGYNAHLVRHERTIWSTRVQVGKPYHMTPVFRDTMQYIDFNPTWTIPPGILRNETLPRVRKDPEYLSRNNMSVVTHSGEIIDPSTVDWAATASGKFPYMIRQEPGPDNALGRVKFMFPNQYMVYLHDTPSKGLFARTERAFSHGCIRTQNPFELATLLLEDQGWDRARVDEVVDSLENTRVDLEKPIAVLLLYWTAEADADGTVQFRRDVYNRDAPIIEGLDQPFRVDPPEGLREAIEKS, encoded by the coding sequence ATGAAAATCACGCGAATCACCTCGGCCGCCATCGCTTTCTCTATCATCATCGTGCTCTCCAACCCGATTTCCGCCCCGGGCCAGACAGCCGATCGAGACGCTCTCCGGGATCGCATCGAAGCCCTCTCGTCCACCCGTGGACCGACGGTGGCAGGCGCCCCCATCGCGGCAATGCCACTGATCTCGGCTATTTACGAATTGCGAGCATACGAGCCGGCGTGGAAGGATCCGAAGATGGTCGAGGAGCTTCTCGATCAAGTCGAGGGTTCGGCCTATCACGGACTCAACCCGAGCGACTTTCACGTCCGCCAGATCCGTGAAAGTCTTGAAGCGGGGGCCCGGAACAGGGACGCGAACTCTCGAGCCGACACCGAGATCCTCTGCACCGACGCCCTGGCCAGGCTGGGCGTCACGCTCAAATTCGGCAAGCTCGACGCGAAAAGGCTCGACCCGGCCTGGAATTTCGACCGCGAGATCGAATTCGAAGACCCCGTCAAGGTATTCAACGACGCCTTGAACAGCAAGAGGATCTCGGCAGCTCTCGAGAACGTGGATCCGGACACGGAATTCTACGATCGTCTCCGCCGGGCGCTCGTCAGGTATCGAGATATCGAGCAAAAGGGCGGATGGCCGACTGTTTCTGAAGGCCCGGGGCTCAAGTTGGGGGCGAAAGACGAACGGGTGATTTCGCTCAGGAAACGCCTCCGAATGACTGCGGATCTCAAGGGTGCGGAGCCGGCTGATCCGAACGTCTTTGACGATCACCTGGAAGCCGCAGTCAAGCACTTCCAGACGAGGCACGGCATCGACGCCGACGGCAAAGTCGGACCCCGCACTCTCGAGGAGCTGAACACCACGGTTGATGCGCGGATCGATCAAATTCGAGCGACCCTCGAGCGATTCCGATGGGTCTTCCGTGAACTTCCGGAGGATTACGTCATCGTCGACATCGCGGGCTACAACGCTCACCTGGTCAGGCACGAAAGAACAATCTGGAGCACGCGCGTCCAGGTTGGAAAGCCCTACCACATGACTCCGGTGTTCAGAGACACGATGCAGTACATCGACTTCAATCCAACCTGGACGATCCCTCCCGGAATTCTGCGCAACGAGACCCTGCCCAGGGTGCGCAAGGATCCGGAATACCTCAGCCGCAACAACATGAGCGTGGTCACTCATTCGGGCGAGATCATCGATCCGTCAACCGTCGACTGGGCGGCGACGGCCTCCGGGAAATTCCCGTACATGATCCGTCAGGAACCAGGTCCCGACAATGCGCTCGGCCGGGTCAAGTTCATGTTTCCCAACCAGTACATGGTTTACCTGCACGACACCCCGAGCAAAGGGCTCTTCGCGCGCACCGAACGCGCCTTCAGCCACGGCTGCATCCGTACGCAGAACCCGTTCGAGCTCGCGACTCTGCTGCTCGAGGACCAGGGATGGGACCGAGCGCGGGTCGACGAGGTGGTGGATTCGCTGGAGAACACGAGGGTCGATCTCGAGAAACCGATCGCCGTCCTGCTGCTCTACTGGACCGCCGAGGCCGACGCCGACGGGACCGTTCAATTTCGCAGGGACGTTTACAACCGCGACGCACCGATCATCGAGGGCCTCGACCAGCCTTTCCGGGTCGACCCACCGGAGGGCCTGCGCGAAGCGATTGAAAAAAGCTGA
- a CDS encoding murein L,D-transpeptidase catalytic domain family protein, whose product MMRTSLMLTICVLMSAPVAAIEPKSILEHAGNLRPEVLELALGAYEQAQEGGHVRREILTIIDYELPSYQQRLWVIDMNAGRVLYQEWVAHGMGKPRGSGGTMEEALTFSNEKGTLKSSLGLFVTAETYYGRHGYSLRLDGLEKGINDNARERLIVIHGASYVSEGRADDRLVGRSWGCPAVRPAISRILIDAIKDGSVLWIYYPHDEWLGESEFLDDE is encoded by the coding sequence ATGATGAGAACCTCTCTGATGCTCACGATCTGCGTTTTGATGAGCGCCCCAGTTGCGGCTATCGAGCCGAAATCCATTCTCGAGCACGCGGGCAACCTCCGTCCCGAGGTGCTCGAGTTGGCGCTGGGGGCCTACGAACAGGCGCAGGAAGGCGGTCACGTCCGTCGGGAAATCCTGACGATCATCGACTACGAGCTCCCCTCCTATCAACAGAGGTTGTGGGTGATCGACATGAACGCGGGCCGCGTGCTGTACCAGGAGTGGGTGGCGCACGGCATGGGCAAACCGAGGGGGTCGGGCGGCACGATGGAGGAGGCCCTGACCTTTTCCAACGAGAAAGGCACTCTCAAATCGAGCCTCGGTCTGTTCGTGACCGCCGAGACCTATTACGGTCGCCACGGCTACTCGCTCCGGCTCGATGGCCTCGAGAAGGGTATCAATGACAACGCCCGGGAGCGTCTGATCGTGATCCACGGCGCCTCCTACGTGTCCGAGGGTCGTGCCGATGACCGCCTTGTCGGTCGAAGTTGGGGATGCCCTGCAGTCCGGCCTGCGATCTCGAGAATTCTCATCGACGCCATCAAGGACGGGTCGGTGCTTTGGATCTACTACCCGCACGACGAGTGGCTCGGAGAGTCCGAGTTCCTCGACGACGAGTGA
- a CDS encoding ankyrin repeat domain-containing protein produces the protein MAQAPVQLTPEEQTLMEAAYVGELDTVRRLVADGTSVDAIDAERRTPLMFASFNGHFPVVEFLLDAGAAIDAKDGNGRTALMYASSGPFAETVELLLQQGAGVNVQGTLEGFTPLMTAAAEGLLDIVRLLLVHGADRNLEDQDGDTALSFAKRNGHTEVVELLEMSPDDD, from the coding sequence GTGGCACAGGCTCCGGTACAGCTGACTCCGGAGGAGCAGACCCTCATGGAGGCCGCATACGTCGGAGAACTGGACACTGTACGACGGCTTGTGGCGGACGGAACATCAGTCGACGCGATCGACGCCGAGAGGCGCACGCCACTGATGTTCGCCTCGTTCAACGGGCATTTCCCGGTGGTCGAATTTCTCCTCGACGCGGGTGCCGCGATTGACGCCAAAGACGGCAACGGCCGGACGGCGCTAATGTATGCCTCGAGCGGACCCTTTGCAGAGACGGTCGAACTCCTTTTGCAACAGGGAGCCGGCGTGAACGTCCAGGGCACTCTGGAAGGTTTCACGCCTTTGATGACCGCGGCGGCGGAAGGTCTCCTGGACATCGTGCGCCTTCTCCTGGTCCACGGCGCGGATCGGAATCTCGAAGACCAAGATGGCGACACCGCTTTGTCCTTCGCCAAGAGGAATGGTCACACCGAAGTCGTAGAGCTGCTCGAGATGTCACCTGACGACGACTGA